A part of Kiloniellales bacterium genomic DNA contains:
- the crtI gene encoding phytoene desaturase family protein codes for MTAERVIVIGAGIGGLAAGLRLAAQGFRVTVVERAAAPGGKMRRVAVGSGLLDAGPTVFTMRWVFDRLFAAIGESFDDHVRLRPAEVLARHAWRNSPVLDLYADIDRSADSIAAFAGPGEARNYRAFCAESAEIFRMLKDPFLCRPAPDVAGLVGAFGFGSLSAMSRLSPFNTMWRALGRRFGDPRLQQLFGRYATYCGSSPFAAPATLMLVAHVEQAGVWYVEGGMHALALALADLLAARGGSLRYEAHVDQITRAGGRVVGVRLDTGEHLEADAVVMNGDSAALAAGLLGNEVRRAVPAPPAGSRSLSAVTWLMEAKASGFPLLRHNVFFSDDYRREFDDLFERRRLPAAPTVYVCAQDRLEESDPVPEGAERLFCLVNAPAAGDRYAFQKAEIDACESQTFSLLRHCGLEIEQDPGKTQVVTPSDFHRLFPGTGGALYGRASHGWRAALQRPGCRTAIPGLYLAGGSVHPGPGVPMATLSGLMAAESLAADRASTRRFHPVAMSGGT; via the coding sequence ATGACGGCCGAGCGGGTCATCGTAATCGGAGCCGGGATCGGCGGGCTGGCGGCGGGTCTCCGCCTGGCGGCCCAAGGATTCCGGGTGACGGTCGTGGAGCGGGCCGCGGCCCCCGGCGGCAAGATGCGGCGGGTCGCCGTGGGCTCGGGCCTTCTCGATGCCGGGCCGACGGTCTTCACGATGCGGTGGGTCTTCGACCGGCTCTTCGCGGCGATCGGCGAGTCCTTCGACGATCACGTACGCCTGCGGCCGGCGGAGGTTCTAGCGCGCCACGCCTGGCGGAACAGTCCGGTCCTGGACCTCTATGCCGATATCGACCGCTCCGCCGATTCGATCGCGGCCTTCGCCGGGCCGGGCGAGGCGCGCAACTACCGCGCCTTCTGCGCCGAGTCGGCCGAGATCTTCCGCATGCTGAAAGACCCCTTCCTGTGCCGCCCGGCTCCGGACGTGGCGGGTTTGGTCGGCGCCTTCGGCTTCGGCAGCCTCTCGGCCATGAGCCGCCTCAGTCCCTTCAACACCATGTGGCGCGCCCTCGGCCGCCGATTCGGCGACCCGCGCCTGCAGCAGCTCTTCGGGCGCTACGCGACCTACTGCGGCTCCTCGCCCTTCGCAGCCCCGGCGACCCTGATGCTGGTCGCCCACGTCGAGCAGGCCGGGGTCTGGTACGTCGAGGGCGGCATGCACGCGCTCGCCCTGGCGTTGGCCGATCTGCTGGCCGCACGCGGCGGCAGCCTCCGCTACGAGGCCCATGTCGACCAGATCACGCGTGCCGGGGGTCGCGTCGTCGGCGTCCGCCTGGACACGGGCGAGCATCTCGAGGCCGACGCGGTGGTCATGAATGGCGACAGTGCCGCGCTAGCGGCCGGCCTGCTCGGAAACGAGGTCCGGCGTGCGGTGCCGGCGCCGCCCGCCGGCAGCCGTTCTCTTTCCGCCGTGACCTGGCTGATGGAGGCGAAGGCCAGCGGCTTTCCCCTGTTGCGCCACAACGTGTTCTTTTCCGACGACTATCGCCGCGAGTTCGACGACCTTTTCGAGCGGCGCAGGCTGCCCGCCGCGCCGACGGTCTATGTCTGCGCGCAGGACCGCCTGGAAGAGTCAGACCCGGTGCCGGAGGGCGCGGAACGGCTGTTCTGCCTGGTCAATGCCCCGGCCGCCGGGGATCGCTACGCCTTTCAGAAAGCGGAGATCGACGCATGCGAAAGCCAGACCTTCTCCCTGCTCCGGCACTGCGGTCTGGAGATCGAGCAGGATCCGGGCAAGACACAGGTGGTGACGCCGAGCGACTTTCACCGGCTCTTCCCGGGGACCGGCGGCGCGCTCTACGGCCGGGCGTCGCACGGCTGGCGGGCGGCGCTTCAGCGGCCGGGCTGCCGGACGGCGATCCCCGGGCTTTACCTGGCCGGCGGCAGCGTTCATCCGGGGCCGGGGGTGCCGATGGCGACCCTCTCCGGCCTTATGGCGGCGGAGAGCTTGGCCGCGGACCGCGCTTCGACGCGGCGGTTCCATCCGGTGGCTATGTCTGGTGGTACCTAG
- a CDS encoding chlorophyllide a reductase iron protein subunit X — MTDPNAAAQQARTEALRAEAAQEPDPVPSGAVKKETQIIAIYGKGGIGKSFTLSNLSYMMAQQGKKVLLIGCDPKSDTTSLLFGGRSVPTIIETSGRKKDAGEEVAIGDVCFVRDGVYAMELGGPEVGRGCGGRGIIHGFELLEKLGFHDWDFDYVLLDFLGDVVCGGFGLPIARDMCQKVIVVGSNDLQSLYVANNVCSAVEYFRKLGGNVGVAGMVINKDDGTGEAQAFAETVGIPVLSAIPANEAIRRKSANYEIVGTPGGEWGTLFEDLATNVAEAPPLQPTPLSQDGLLGLFSSEETGRDVVLQPARLEDMCATSSTLQKESLEVVYETV; from the coding sequence ATGACAGATCCGAACGCCGCTGCCCAACAGGCCAGAACCGAAGCCCTGCGCGCCGAAGCCGCGCAGGAGCCGGATCCGGTGCCGAGCGGCGCGGTCAAGAAAGAGACCCAGATCATCGCGATCTACGGCAAGGGCGGCATCGGCAAGAGCTTCACGCTCTCCAACCTCAGCTACATGATGGCCCAGCAGGGCAAGAAGGTCCTGCTGATCGGCTGCGACCCGAAGAGCGACACGACCTCGCTGCTGTTCGGCGGGCGCAGCGTCCCGACCATCATCGAGACCTCGGGCCGCAAGAAGGACGCCGGCGAGGAGGTCGCGATCGGCGACGTCTGCTTCGTGCGCGACGGAGTCTACGCCATGGAGCTCGGCGGGCCGGAGGTCGGACGCGGCTGCGGCGGACGCGGCATCATCCACGGCTTCGAGCTGCTCGAGAAGCTGGGCTTCCACGACTGGGACTTCGACTACGTGCTGCTCGACTTTCTGGGCGACGTGGTCTGCGGCGGCTTCGGACTGCCGATCGCCCGGGACATGTGCCAGAAGGTCATCGTCGTCGGCTCCAACGACCTGCAGTCGCTCTACGTCGCGAACAACGTCTGCTCGGCGGTCGAGTACTTCCGCAAGCTTGGCGGCAACGTCGGCGTCGCCGGCATGGTCATCAACAAGGACGACGGCACCGGCGAGGCCCAGGCCTTCGCCGAGACCGTCGGCATCCCCGTGCTCTCCGCCATCCCGGCAAACGAGGCGATCCGGCGGAAGAGCGCGAACTACGAGATCGTCGGAACGCCGGGCGGGGAATGGGGCACGCTCTTCGAAGACCTGGCGACCAACGTGGCCGAAGCGCCGCCGCTGCAACCGACTCCCCTGAGCCAGGACGGCCTGCTGGGCCTGTTCTCCAGCGAGGAGACTGGGCGCGACGTGGTGCTGCAGCCGGCCAGGCTGGAAGACATGTGCGCCACCTCCTCCACTCTGCAGAAGGAGTCCCTTGAGGTCGTCTACGAGACGGTTTGA
- a CDS encoding methyltransferase has product MAVAEAGGATSTRSLTPADRLREAVTRLIASRWFQSWAGRFPPTRALARRQAEALFDLCAGFVYSQVLRAFVETGLLDALRTGPKSPRDLAGLAGLPAEPLDRLLRAAVALGLAAPRSQSRYGLGIRGAALAGNPGAVAMIRHHKLLYDDLADPVALLRGEAAPTRTCQYWSYLAAEQPDGLSADAVADYSDLMAVSQVMVAEIVAADFRFRDHRRILDVGGGTGTFLERVAAQAPESALTLFDLPSVAAQAERRLARIGLAERVRAVGGDFFSDPLPAGQDLITLVRVVYDHDDDNALRLLKSCRAALTGNGALLIAEPMSGAASGGQIADAYFGFYLLAMGSGATRSPAEHSALLHKAGFGRVKALPTRMSALVRLVEARP; this is encoded by the coding sequence ATGGCGGTGGCCGAGGCAGGCGGCGCGACGTCGACCCGGTCCCTGACCCCGGCGGACCGGCTGCGCGAGGCCGTGACGCGGCTCATCGCCTCTCGCTGGTTCCAAAGCTGGGCCGGCCGCTTTCCGCCGACCCGGGCCTTGGCGCGCCGGCAAGCCGAAGCGCTCTTCGACCTCTGCGCCGGCTTCGTCTACTCGCAGGTCCTCCGGGCCTTCGTCGAAACCGGCCTGCTGGACGCCCTGAGGACCGGTCCGAAGTCGCCGCGCGACCTGGCCGGCCTGGCGGGCCTGCCGGCAGAGCCGCTCGACCGCCTGCTGCGGGCGGCCGTCGCGCTCGGCCTGGCGGCACCGCGCAGCCAGAGTCGCTACGGACTGGGAATCCGGGGCGCGGCCCTGGCGGGCAATCCGGGCGCGGTCGCCATGATCCGGCATCACAAGCTGCTCTATGACGACCTTGCCGACCCTGTCGCCCTGCTGCGCGGCGAAGCGGCCCCGACCCGAACCTGCCAGTACTGGTCGTACCTTGCCGCCGAGCAACCGGACGGCCTCTCCGCCGACGCGGTCGCCGACTACAGCGACCTCATGGCCGTGTCCCAGGTCATGGTCGCCGAGATCGTCGCGGCCGACTTCCGCTTCCGGGACCACCGGCGGATTCTCGACGTCGGCGGCGGCACCGGGACCTTCCTGGAGCGCGTGGCAGCGCAGGCGCCGGAGTCCGCCTTGACCCTCTTCGACCTACCGTCGGTGGCGGCGCAGGCCGAAAGACGCCTCGCGCGAATCGGCCTGGCCGAAAGGGTCCGCGCCGTCGGTGGCGATTTCTTCTCCGATCCCCTGCCCGCCGGTCAGGACCTGATCACCCTGGTCCGGGTCGTCTACGACCACGACGACGACAACGCCCTGCGGCTGCTGAAGAGCTGCCGGGCGGCCTTGACGGGGAACGGTGCCCTGTTGATCGCCGAGCCCATGTCGGGCGCGGCCTCGGGCGGGCAGATCGCCGATGCCTACTTCGGGTTCTATCTGTTGGCTATGGGTTCCGGCGCGACCCGAAGCCCCGCCGAGCATAGCGCCTTGCTGCACAAGGCCGGCTTCGGCCGGGTCAAGGCGCTGCCGACTCGGATGTCCGCCCTGGTCCGCCTGGTCGAGGCACGCCCTTAA
- a CDS encoding phytoene desaturase: MLTHLDRPRPSETGDPRRAHAVVIGSGFGGLAAAVRLGARGYRVTVLEKLDAPGGRAYVFRQDGFTFDSGPTIITAPWLLEELWALCGRNLHDDIELKSLSPFYDIRFDDGSVFTYSGDPEAMRAQIRKFSPDDVPRFERFMHRSKKIYDYGFDVLADVPFHSFGTMLKAVPKILQLGGYRTVYGLVSRYIRDPRLRIAISLHPLLIGGNPYAVTAMYCLINHMERAWGVHFAMGGTGEVVKGLVGLIRNQGNSLRCNAEVRRILVADGRAKGVELTDGTRIDADVVVSNADAAWTYNKLLPAKGRRRWTPRKVRRTHYSMGLFVWYFGTNRRFPAIKHHSMVLGPRYRGLLRDIFKRKIVAEDFSIYLHRPTATDPALAPPGCDTFYALSPVPHLEADFDWEAGAEAYRQAIAERLEETVMPGLRDSVVSSRVMTPKDFESRYNSYLGAGFGPEPLLWQSAWFRPHNSSEEIAGLYMVGASTHPGAGIPGVIASARVLDKVVPHAAELV, translated from the coding sequence ATGTTGACGCATCTGGACCGACCGCGACCTTCCGAAACCGGTGACCCTCGCCGCGCGCATGCCGTGGTGATCGGCAGCGGCTTCGGCGGACTCGCGGCCGCGGTCCGGCTCGGGGCGCGGGGCTACCGGGTCACGGTCCTCGAGAAGCTCGACGCCCCCGGCGGGCGCGCCTACGTGTTCCGGCAGGACGGCTTCACCTTCGACTCGGGCCCCACGATCATCACCGCGCCCTGGCTGCTCGAGGAGCTCTGGGCGCTCTGCGGCCGGAACCTCCACGACGACATCGAGCTCAAGTCGCTTTCGCCCTTCTACGACATCCGCTTCGACGACGGGTCGGTCTTCACCTACAGCGGCGATCCCGAGGCGATGCGCGCGCAGATCCGCAAGTTCTCGCCGGACGACGTGCCGCGCTTCGAGCGCTTCATGCACCGGAGCAAGAAGATCTACGACTACGGCTTCGACGTGCTTGCCGACGTGCCCTTCCATTCCTTCGGCACCATGCTGAAGGCGGTGCCCAAGATCCTCCAGCTCGGCGGATACCGCACGGTCTACGGCCTGGTCTCGCGCTATATCCGCGATCCCCGGCTCCGCATCGCGATCAGCCTTCATCCGCTGCTGATCGGCGGCAACCCCTACGCCGTGACGGCGATGTACTGTCTGATCAATCACATGGAGCGGGCCTGGGGCGTGCACTTCGCGATGGGTGGGACCGGCGAGGTGGTCAAAGGGCTGGTCGGCCTGATCCGCAACCAGGGCAACAGCCTGCGCTGCAACGCCGAGGTCCGGCGGATCCTCGTGGCGGACGGACGGGCGAAGGGTGTAGAGCTGACCGACGGCACGCGCATCGACGCCGACGTCGTGGTCTCCAACGCCGACGCCGCCTGGACCTACAACAAGCTCCTGCCGGCCAAGGGCCGCCGGCGCTGGACACCGCGCAAGGTCCGGCGGACCCACTATTCGATGGGCCTCTTCGTCTGGTACTTCGGCACCAACCGGCGCTTCCCCGCGATCAAGCACCACAGCATGGTCCTCGGGCCCCGCTACCGGGGCCTGCTGCGGGACATCTTCAAGCGAAAGATCGTGGCCGAGGACTTCAGCATCTACCTGCACCGGCCGACCGCGACGGACCCGGCCCTGGCGCCGCCGGGCTGCGACACCTTCTACGCCCTCTCGCCGGTCCCGCACCTGGAGGCCGACTTCGACTGGGAAGCCGGCGCTGAAGCCTACCGGCAGGCGATCGCGGAGCGCCTGGAAGAGACGGTCATGCCGGGGCTGCGCGACTCGGTCGTCTCCTCCCGGGTCATGACCCCGAAGGACTTCGAGTCGCGCTACAACTCCTACCTCGGCGCCGGATTCGGCCCGGAACCGCTGCTCTGGCAGAGCGCCTGGTTCCGGCCGCACAACAGCAGCGAGGAAATCGCCGGCCTCTACATGGTCGGCGCCAGCACGCATCCGGGCGCCGGGATCCCGGGCGTGATCGCTTCCGCACGTGTCTTGGACAAGGTGGTGCCCCATGCGGCTGAGCTGGTCTGA
- a CDS encoding TspO/MBR family protein, whose translation MAAPDLSLVVFVLASLLAASSGAIFRAGPWYSDLRKPSWRPPNWLFGPVWMVLYAMIALSGWIVWRSAPADQVLIAMLIYGVQLVFNALWSYCFFGLRQPGLALADMSALWISILLTMLVFYPVSALAAGLLLPYLLWVSFAWRLNHAIWRLNAPARGHEGAV comes from the coding sequence ATGGCCGCCCCGGATCTCTCCCTCGTCGTCTTCGTCCTAGCCAGTCTGCTCGCCGCCTCGAGCGGCGCGATCTTTCGGGCCGGCCCTTGGTACAGCGACCTGCGCAAGCCGAGCTGGCGGCCGCCAAACTGGCTCTTCGGGCCGGTCTGGATGGTTCTCTACGCGATGATCGCGCTGTCGGGCTGGATCGTCTGGCGCAGCGCGCCGGCGGATCAGGTTCTGATCGCCATGCTGATCTACGGGGTCCAGCTGGTCTTCAACGCCCTCTGGTCCTACTGCTTCTTCGGGCTTCGCCAGCCGGGCCTCGCCCTGGCCGACATGAGCGCCCTCTGGATCTCGATCCTGCTGACCATGCTGGTCTTCTATCCGGTCTCGGCCCTGGCCGCGGGGCTGCTGCTGCCTTACCTGCTCTGGGTCAGCTTCGCCTGGCGCTTGAACCATGCGATCTGGCGCCTGAACGCGCCGGCCCGCGGGCACGAAGGTGCCGTCTGA
- a CDS encoding carotenoid 1,2-hydratase gives MTERARPALETAPDALAIGPSLARWENDGLIIDLDEVAVPLPRRIKGRVRLSPKNVTERCFELDPARRHRWWPIAPMARVDVALEQPGLSWTGDGYLDSNEGGEPLEAGFSRWSWSRAHLSDGSAALLYDPVFRDGREGPLALRVDRSGKIEDFEVPPRVRLPGTLWGLGRETRADPSGGAEVIKTLEDTPFYSRSMLSLDLIEPAVLAMHEGLSLDRFDKRLVQMMLPFRMPRRGG, from the coding sequence ATGACCGAGCGCGCGCGGCCCGCCCTGGAAACGGCGCCCGACGCCCTGGCCATCGGGCCGAGCCTCGCCCGCTGGGAGAACGACGGCCTGATCATCGACCTGGACGAGGTCGCCGTCCCGCTGCCGCGGCGCATCAAGGGGCGGGTCCGCCTCTCCCCCAAGAACGTCACCGAGCGCTGCTTCGAGCTCGATCCGGCGCGTCGCCACCGCTGGTGGCCGATCGCGCCCATGGCGCGGGTGGACGTGGCCCTGGAACAGCCGGGCCTTAGCTGGACGGGCGACGGCTACCTGGACAGCAACGAGGGCGGCGAGCCCCTGGAGGCGGGCTTCTCCCGCTGGAGCTGGTCGCGCGCGCATCTTTCCGACGGCAGCGCGGCGCTGCTCTACGATCCGGTTTTCAGGGACGGCCGCGAAGGCCCGCTCGCGCTTCGCGTCGACCGCAGCGGCAAGATCGAAGACTTCGAGGTGCCGCCGCGCGTCAGGCTGCCCGGCACCCTCTGGGGCCTGGGACGCGAGACCCGCGCCGATCCAAGCGGGGGCGCCGAGGTGATCAAGACTCTGGAGGACACGCCTTTCTATTCCCGGTCGATGCTGTCGCTGGACCTGATCGAGCCGGCGGTCCTCGCCATGCACGAGGGCCTGTCGCTGGACCGCTTCGACAAGCGGCTGGTGCAGATGATGTTACCCTTCCGGATGCCGCGGCGCGGCGGCTGA
- a CDS encoding phytoene/squalene synthase family protein, with translation MRLSWSEWRYANLEDRRTCRKLIRQGSRSFFAASLLLPADLRDPAYAIYGFCRLADDDVDLRVGGAAPIARLKRRLDAIYDGRPWNQASDRALADVVAFYDLPRTLFDALLEGLEWDDQGRSYDGIEELHAYAARVASAVGAIMTCLMGRRAPGTLARACDLGVAMQLTNIARDVGEDARAGRLYLPRNWLLEAGIDPARFLAEPVMSPELGSVIRLLLEHADTLYRRSLVGIADLPLSCRPAINAARRLYAEIGNAVVARGYDSVTARAVVSPRRKFAVLLYAVAESTLISERSSAPGLAATRFLVDAVTEQAAYRGSSQDPEIESRTEWVIDLFQRLRERDYLGDASGSTA, from the coding sequence ATGCGGCTGAGCTGGTCTGAGTGGCGCTATGCCAACCTGGAGGACCGGCGCACCTGCCGGAAGCTGATCCGGCAGGGCTCGCGAAGCTTCTTCGCGGCCTCCCTTCTGCTGCCCGCGGACCTGCGCGACCCCGCCTACGCGATCTATGGCTTCTGCCGGCTGGCCGATGACGACGTCGACCTGCGGGTCGGCGGCGCGGCGCCGATCGCCCGGCTGAAGCGGCGCCTGGACGCCATCTACGATGGCCGGCCTTGGAACCAGGCCTCGGACCGCGCGCTGGCGGATGTCGTTGCCTTCTATGACCTGCCGCGCACCCTGTTCGACGCCCTGCTCGAGGGGCTGGAGTGGGACGACCAGGGCCGAAGCTACGACGGCATCGAGGAGCTTCACGCCTACGCGGCGCGGGTCGCCAGCGCGGTCGGCGCCATCATGACCTGCCTCATGGGCCGCCGGGCGCCCGGCACCCTGGCCCGGGCCTGCGATCTGGGCGTTGCGATGCAGCTGACCAACATCGCGCGGGACGTCGGGGAGGACGCCCGCGCCGGCCGCCTCTACCTGCCCCGCAACTGGCTCCTGGAGGCCGGTATCGACCCGGCGCGCTTCCTCGCCGAGCCGGTCATGAGCCCCGAGCTGGGTTCCGTCATCAGGCTGCTCCTGGAGCACGCGGACACGCTGTATCGGCGCTCGCTGGTCGGGATCGCCGATCTGCCCCTCTCTTGCCGTCCCGCCATCAACGCGGCGCGCCGCCTCTATGCCGAGATTGGCAACGCCGTCGTGGCCCGAGGCTACGACTCCGTCACGGCGCGCGCGGTCGTGTCACCGCGCCGGAAGTTTGCCGTCCTGCTTTATGCCGTCGCCGAATCGACCCTGATCAGCGAGCGCTCGAGCGCGCCCGGACTTGCGGCAACGCGATTCCTCGTCGATGCGGTGACCGAGCAGGCCGCCTATCGTGGAAGCTCGCAGGACCCGGAGATCGAGTCGCGCACCGAGTGGGTCATCGACCTCTTTCAAAGGCTGCGCGAGCGCGACTACCTGGGCGATGCCAGCGGCAGCACCGCCTGA
- a CDS encoding alpha/beta fold hydrolase has protein sequence MLGRSRLAWERDGADWPNRAQSDFVSAAGLKWHVQREGRGPQALLIHGTGASTHSWRDLSPILAEDFTVIAPDLPGHGFTDRPASFRLSLNGMAESLAGLLRSLELDPVVVVGHSAGAPIAARMCLDGKITPKLVVSINGAWLPFRGASGVLFPLMARALFLNPLTPRVFATLADRGRVARLIRQTGSDLDEAGIALYQRLLRSPSHVAGALGMMANWNLEPLNRDLRRLAPELLLIVGESDLAIPPATAEKVGRMVPKAEVRRLPGLGHLAHEEAPETVAGTILDAARALDLLSDD, from the coding sequence ATGCTCGGGCGCAGCAGGCTGGCCTGGGAGCGGGACGGCGCCGACTGGCCCAATCGCGCGCAGAGCGACTTCGTCTCGGCGGCCGGACTGAAGTGGCACGTCCAGCGCGAAGGGCGCGGGCCGCAAGCGCTGTTGATCCACGGCACCGGGGCCTCCACCCATTCCTGGCGCGACCTGAGTCCCATCCTGGCGGAAGACTTCACGGTCATCGCCCCGGACCTCCCGGGCCACGGATTCACGGACCGGCCGGCCAGCTTCCGGCTTTCGCTGAACGGCATGGCCGAGTCCCTGGCCGGCCTGCTGCGCAGCCTCGAGCTCGACCCGGTCGTGGTGGTCGGCCATTCCGCGGGCGCGCCCATTGCCGCCCGCATGTGCCTGGACGGCAAGATTACGCCCAAGCTTGTCGTCAGCATCAACGGGGCCTGGCTCCCCTTCCGCGGCGCCTCCGGAGTCCTCTTCCCCTTGATGGCGCGGGCGCTGTTCTTGAACCCCCTGACACCGCGCGTCTTCGCAACCCTCGCCGACCGCGGGCGCGTCGCACGCTTGATCCGGCAGACCGGCTCGGACCTGGACGAAGCGGGGATCGCACTTTATCAGCGGCTGCTGCGCAGCCCGTCGCACGTCGCCGGCGCGCTCGGGATGATGGCCAACTGGAACCTGGAGCCCCTCAACCGGGACCTGCGCCGGCTCGCGCCCGAGCTTCTGTTGATCGTCGGCGAGTCCGACCTCGCGATCCCCCCCGCGACCGCGGAGAAGGTCGGCCGTATGGTCCCCAAGGCCGAGGTTCGGCGGCTGCCCGGGCTCGGGCACCTCGCCCACGAGGAAGCGCCGGAGACGGTCGCCGGAACGATCCTCGACGCGGCCAGGGCCCTCGACCTCCTGTCCGACGACTGA
- the bchC gene encoding chlorophyll synthesis pathway protein BchC codes for MEALAVVLQEPRQLSLERLPITPPGAADIVVDTRWSGISTGTERLLWSGRMPAFPGMGYPLVPGYESVGEVVEAGPDAGKRPGETVFVPGAQCYGRVRGLFGGAAGRLVTASKRAISIDPALSKHGVLLALAATAQHAIAGRGRDAGLPELIVGHGVLGRLLARLTLALGGEAPTVWETEPLRRQGAIPYTVCHPDDDERRNYGLIYDVSGDAGLIDSLIGRLAPGGELVLAGFYEDRPSFAFPPAFMREARIRVAAEWKPEDLSAVKARIEAGELAIDDLITHRAPVSRARSAYRNAFEDPACLKMVLDWSGSS; via the coding sequence ATGGAAGCCCTTGCGGTCGTCTTGCAGGAGCCCCGCCAGCTCAGCCTTGAGCGGCTGCCGATCACGCCGCCCGGCGCGGCGGACATCGTGGTTGACACCAGGTGGAGCGGCATCAGCACGGGCACCGAGCGGCTGCTCTGGTCGGGGCGCATGCCAGCCTTCCCTGGCATGGGCTACCCGCTGGTTCCGGGCTACGAATCGGTCGGCGAGGTCGTCGAGGCCGGGCCCGACGCCGGCAAACGGCCGGGCGAGACCGTCTTCGTGCCCGGCGCGCAGTGCTACGGCCGCGTGCGCGGCCTCTTCGGCGGGGCCGCCGGCCGTTTGGTCACCGCGTCGAAACGGGCGATCTCCATCGATCCGGCGCTGTCGAAGCACGGCGTTCTCCTGGCCCTCGCCGCCACGGCGCAGCACGCGATAGCAGGACGCGGCCGCGACGCGGGCCTGCCGGAGCTGATCGTCGGCCACGGCGTGCTCGGCCGCCTGCTGGCGCGGTTGACTCTGGCGCTCGGCGGCGAGGCTCCGACGGTGTGGGAGACCGAGCCGCTGCGCCGGCAGGGCGCGATCCCCTACACGGTCTGTCATCCCGACGACGACGAACGGCGGAACTACGGATTGATCTACGACGTCAGCGGCGACGCCGGACTGATCGACAGCCTGATCGGGCGCCTGGCACCGGGCGGCGAGCTCGTCCTCGCCGGGTTCTACGAGGACCGCCCATCCTTCGCCTTTCCCCCGGCCTTCATGCGCGAGGCGCGGATTCGGGTCGCCGCCGAATGGAAGCCCGAGGACTTGTCGGCGGTGAAAGCCCGGATCGAAGCCGGCGAGCTGGCGATCGACGACCTGATCACGCATCGCGCGCCCGTCTCGCGGGCCCGCTCGGCCTATCGCAACGCCTTCGAGGATCCGGCCTGCCTGAAGATGGTCCTGGATTGGAGTGGAAGCTCATGA
- a CDS encoding polyprenyl synthetase family protein yields the protein MQAQTRIETGLAAALDRAARPGAPKRLAEAMRYAVFPGGARIRPQLCLAVAASCGDDDPETATAAAVAIELLHCASLVHDDLPCFDAADTRRGKPAVHRAYGEPIAVLAGDAMIVLAFETLSFRIPQAPARVAGLLRIVAGSVGMPFGIVAGQAWESEPDAILADYQRAKTGSLFAAATETGAVAAGGDATLWRMLGERLGEAYQVADDIHDVIGDAKAMGKPIGQDASFDRPNAVMYHGLEGATKHLKQLLQDAKDSIPPSPGAAALRKLIEAESKRFLPAELAQDVA from the coding sequence ATGCAGGCGCAGACTCGCATCGAGACAGGCTTGGCGGCGGCCCTAGACCGGGCGGCCCGCCCCGGTGCCCCCAAGCGTCTGGCCGAGGCCATGCGCTACGCGGTCTTTCCCGGCGGCGCCCGGATCCGTCCGCAGCTCTGCCTGGCGGTGGCGGCCAGTTGCGGCGACGACGATCCCGAGACCGCAACCGCCGCCGCGGTCGCGATCGAGCTGCTCCACTGCGCCTCGCTGGTGCACGACGACCTGCCCTGCTTCGACGCCGCCGACACCCGGCGCGGCAAGCCCGCCGTGCATCGGGCCTACGGCGAGCCGATCGCGGTCCTGGCCGGCGATGCCATGATCGTCCTGGCCTTCGAGACCCTGTCCTTCCGGATCCCGCAGGCCCCGGCGCGCGTGGCCGGCCTGCTGCGCATCGTCGCCGGCTCGGTCGGCATGCCCTTCGGCATCGTCGCCGGCCAGGCCTGGGAGTCGGAGCCGGACGCGATCCTGGCCGACTATCAGCGCGCCAAGACGGGCTCGCTCTTCGCCGCCGCGACCGAGACCGGCGCCGTGGCGGCGGGCGGCGACGCGACCCTCTGGCGCATGCTCGGCGAACGCCTTGGCGAAGCCTACCAGGTCGCCGACGACATCCACGACGTGATCGGCGATGCCAAGGCCATGGGCAAGCCGATCGGCCAGGACGCCAGCTTCGACCGCCCGAACGCGGTGATGTATCACGGCCTGGAGGGCGCGACGAAGCACCTGAAGCAGCTGCTGCAGGACGCCAAGGATTCGATCCCGCCGAGCCCCGGGGCAGCCGCCCTGCGCAAGCTGATCGAGGCGGAATCGAAGCGCTTCCTGCCCGCCGAGCTCGCGCAGGACGTCGCCTGA